A section of the Marinoscillum sp. 108 genome encodes:
- the ygiD gene encoding 4,5-DOPA dioxygenase extradiol, with amino-acid sequence MSSLKSFAKMTNDLPVQDKKMPVLFMGHGSPMNGIEDNEFTRKWESIAKEITQPAAVLCISAHWLTRGTHVTAMNHPKTIHDFGGFPQELFQVQYPAPGDPALAAETSKLIQSTNVGLDHDWGLDHGCWSVVKRMYPEANIPVLQLSIDYHQPPGYHYQLAQELSALRKKGVLILGSGNMVHNLRMVDWQHFEVPNYGFDWAQEMNEKFKTYIYSKEHSRLINYTELGPAAKLAIPTPDHYYPLLYALALQDQKEEVEIFNDQYVAGSLTMTSVKIG; translated from the coding sequence ATGTCATCACTCAAGTCTTTTGCCAAAATGACGAATGACCTGCCCGTGCAGGATAAAAAAATGCCAGTACTCTTCATGGGCCATGGGTCTCCGATGAATGGCATTGAAGACAATGAATTCACCAGAAAGTGGGAAAGCATTGCCAAAGAGATCACCCAGCCTGCAGCTGTGCTTTGTATCTCCGCACACTGGCTTACGCGGGGTACACATGTCACTGCCATGAACCACCCTAAAACCATTCACGATTTCGGAGGGTTTCCACAGGAGCTTTTTCAGGTACAGTATCCAGCGCCTGGTGATCCCGCTTTGGCTGCAGAAACCAGCAAACTCATTCAATCTACCAACGTGGGACTGGATCATGATTGGGGACTGGACCATGGCTGCTGGTCGGTGGTGAAGCGCATGTATCCGGAAGCCAACATCCCGGTACTGCAGCTCAGCATTGACTACCATCAGCCACCAGGCTATCATTATCAACTGGCGCAAGAGCTCTCTGCTCTCCGCAAAAAGGGGGTTCTTATTTTGGGCAGTGGCAACATGGTGCATAACCTCCGCATGGTAGACTGGCAGCATTTCGAGGTGCCCAATTATGGATTCGATTGGGCGCAGGAAATGAATGAAAAATTCAAAACCTATATCTACTCAAAGGAGCATTCCAGGCTGATCAATTATACGGAACTGGGGCCAGCTGCCAAGCTGGCCATCCCTACTCCGGATCATTACTATCCCCTTCTTTATGCCCTGGCCCTACAGGATCAGAAGGAGGAGGTGGAAATCTTCAATGATCAGTACGTGGCTGGATCACTCACCATGACTTCCGTGAAAATTGGGTAG
- the yjjX gene encoding inosine/xanthosine triphosphatase: protein MQVVVASKNPVKINATQEGFRKIFPKGELSVTGLSVPSGVSDQPMTDEETLQGAANRAQNARHEQPDADYWVGIEGGLDETPQGLIAFAWVVILSQNQMGQSRTSTFHLPPKVTELIHQGIELGHANDQVFGEKNSKQKGGAVGSLTGGVLGRTEYYVQAVMLALVPFKNPEIYPIL from the coding sequence ATGCAGGTAGTTGTTGCTTCTAAAAACCCAGTAAAAATCAATGCTACGCAGGAGGGATTCCGGAAAATATTCCCGAAAGGTGAACTCTCCGTTACCGGACTCAGTGTGCCTTCGGGTGTGTCAGACCAGCCCATGACTGATGAAGAAACACTGCAAGGGGCTGCCAACCGGGCCCAAAATGCCCGACACGAACAACCTGATGCCGACTACTGGGTGGGCATAGAAGGCGGCCTTGATGAAACTCCACAGGGGCTCATCGCCTTTGCCTGGGTGGTCATTCTCTCCCAAAACCAAATGGGACAGTCGCGTACCAGCACTTTCCACCTACCCCCAAAAGTCACGGAGCTGATCCACCAGGGCATTGAACTGGGGCATGCCAACGATCAGGTATTTGGCGAAAAAAACTCTAAGCAAAAAGGGGGTGCAGTAGGGTCACTCACCGGCGGCGTACTTGGGCGCACGGAATACTATGTGCAGGCCGTGATGCTGGCACTGGTCCCCTTCAAAAACCCAGAGATCTACCCCATTCTTTAA
- a CDS encoding methyl-accepting chemotaxis protein, with protein MNDFLIFTLAILAAGSILFGANYILLKQSFLYWIGVVLIVFTCAIALITMLVGVFGIQYLFLTIPLGCGFGVIALLAIIRVVRKPFREMSGYLNAISTGSMAIENSSALEKDAETGGLFRQLHAYLQRIDHVSVFASEIGNGNLEVEFISAGENDLLGNSLIKMRDNLKAVIDDSKAVVRQATEEGKLEARIETTGKEGAWRELGEALNSLLVSFSMPLLRFNTIINALANGDLTNRYDDQAKGDILEMTQSLNSALSNIDALLSQVAQNATIIEESSSDMRVSGEEMSSNTNEIASSIAEMSNGAHLQVNKVDDASSLMEGILNSSKEMGHKAETIHNAAKMVAENSKKGNVMIDEVVANMGQIAGFSDKTNDSIKVLTERSREISRVLGVITEISSQTNLLALNAAIEAAQAGDAGRGFAVVAEEIRKLAEDSKKSAREIEALVMDVQNDTLKASDAMAQMSTSVKSGETTSRAAADSFKVIHDSSHLNLEISEEILNATQNQILDINNVVNITEGIVVIAEETAAGTEQIASSAAELSTGMEVYNQKIQKLAEVAESLKAGVSILKLSGQHHSLDIAPNQEKESVLLDSLVDTDGELEYEELDQKEG; from the coding sequence ATGAATGACTTCTTAATTTTTACCCTGGCCATCCTGGCTGCAGGGAGTATTTTGTTTGGAGCCAACTACATCTTGTTAAAACAATCATTCCTGTATTGGATAGGGGTGGTTTTGATTGTCTTCACTTGTGCCATTGCCCTGATCACAATGCTCGTTGGTGTTTTTGGAATCCAGTATTTGTTCCTGACCATTCCCCTTGGATGCGGGTTTGGTGTGATTGCGCTTTTGGCGATTATACGCGTTGTGCGAAAGCCCTTTCGGGAAATGAGTGGCTATCTCAACGCCATCTCTACTGGCAGCATGGCCATTGAGAACTCTAGCGCTTTGGAAAAAGACGCTGAAACGGGCGGGTTGTTCCGGCAGCTGCATGCCTACCTTCAGCGGATAGACCATGTATCAGTATTTGCTTCGGAAATTGGCAACGGAAACCTGGAGGTAGAATTTATCTCCGCTGGTGAAAATGATCTTCTGGGAAACTCCCTGATCAAAATGAGGGATAACCTAAAGGCCGTCATCGACGACTCCAAGGCTGTGGTAAGGCAAGCCACCGAAGAAGGTAAGTTAGAAGCCAGAATAGAAACCACCGGCAAAGAAGGTGCCTGGAGGGAGCTTGGGGAGGCGCTGAACAGTCTGTTGGTCTCCTTTTCGATGCCACTGCTCAGATTCAACACCATCATCAATGCCCTGGCCAATGGTGACCTTACCAACCGCTATGACGATCAGGCCAAAGGCGACATTTTAGAAATGACTCAAAGCCTGAATTCTGCCCTAAGCAATATTGATGCACTGTTGAGTCAGGTAGCACAAAACGCCACGATTATTGAAGAATCCTCCAGCGACATGCGGGTATCGGGTGAAGAAATGAGCTCCAATACCAATGAAATCGCCTCCTCTATAGCCGAGATGAGCAATGGAGCACACCTCCAGGTGAATAAAGTGGATGATGCTTCAAGTCTCATGGAAGGCATTTTGAACTCTTCGAAAGAAATGGGTCATAAGGCCGAGACCATTCATAATGCCGCCAAAATGGTGGCAGAAAACAGTAAAAAAGGCAATGTGATGATTGATGAAGTAGTGGCCAACATGGGACAGATCGCCGGATTCTCAGATAAGACCAACGATTCCATCAAGGTGCTCACTGAGCGCTCTCGCGAAATCTCCAGGGTATTGGGCGTGATCACGGAAATTTCCTCACAAACGAATTTGCTGGCACTCAATGCTGCCATAGAGGCCGCACAGGCTGGGGATGCCGGCAGGGGGTTTGCTGTAGTGGCCGAGGAAATCAGAAAACTCGCTGAAGACTCCAAAAAATCTGCACGGGAAATCGAAGCGCTGGTAATGGATGTGCAAAATGACACCCTCAAGGCATCGGATGCCATGGCACAGATGAGCACGAGCGTAAAAAGCGGCGAAACTACCTCACGGGCAGCCGCGGATTCTTTCAAGGTAATCCATGATTCCTCGCATCTAAACCTTGAAATCTCCGAGGAGATTCTAAATGCCACACAAAATCAGATTCTGGATATCAACAACGTGGTGAACATCACAGAGGGAATTGTAGTCATCGCCGAAGAAACAGCCGCCGGCACTGAACAAATTGCCAGCTCTGCGGCTGAGCTATCTACCGGGATGGAAGTTTACAATCAGAAAATACAGAAACTGGCCGAGGTGGCCGAATCACTCAAAGCAGGAGTAAGTATCCTCAAACTCTCAGGTCAGCATCATTCATTGGACATTGCACCGAATCAGGAAAAGGAATCGGTGTTGTTGGATTCATTGGTCGACACGGATGGTGAATTGGAATATGAAGAACTGGATCAAAAAGAAGGTTGA
- a CDS encoding peptide-methionine (S)-S-oxide reductase, whose translation MTLGLGGGCHWCTEAIFARLSGVSSVVQGWISSVAPHETFSEAIKLQFDHERIPLEVIIHIHLLTHSSTSRHTMRHKYRSAIYTVNESDAQAARDSLTILQSHFQQPLITQILPLDVFRLNSEQYLDYYFKNPEKPFCKTYIDPKISQITREFSSYLP comes from the coding sequence ATGACGCTTGGGCTTGGCGGAGGATGTCACTGGTGTACAGAAGCCATTTTTGCCCGGCTCAGTGGAGTGTCGTCAGTAGTGCAGGGCTGGATCTCCTCAGTAGCACCTCATGAGACTTTTTCAGAAGCCATCAAGCTCCAGTTTGACCATGAGCGGATTCCTTTGGAGGTGATCATCCATATCCATTTACTCACCCATTCTTCCACATCTCGTCATACCATGCGGCACAAATATCGGTCGGCAATCTACACGGTCAATGAATCCGATGCCCAGGCTGCGCGAGACTCCCTGACAATCCTTCAATCTCACTTTCAGCAACCCCTGATCACTCAAATATTGCCGCTTGATGTCTTTCGATTGAATAGTGAACAATACCTTGATTACTATTTCAAAAACCCTGAAAAGCCTTTTTGTAAAACCTATATTGATCCCAAAATCAGCCAAATCACCCGGGAGTTCTCCTCCTACCTCCCTTGA
- a CDS encoding copper homeostasis protein CutC yields MKTIIEVCIDSIESAINAEAGGADRVELCDNLAEGGTTPSAGLIRAVSAQIGIGLQVMIRPRGGDFLYSSAEIEAMKHDIQVAKDLKVDGVVFGCLTREGDVDLERMAELMAVARPMNVTFHRAFDMVQDPMRALDMLISLGVDRVLTSGLQPTAPEGADMIAKLVSHAASRVIILAGGGVRPHNIQQLIEQTGVRECHVSGRTILESKMTYRNPGVMMGGTTHPSEYERLVVDSAVIRSFRSA; encoded by the coding sequence ATGAAAACCATCATAGAGGTATGTATTGATTCGATAGAATCTGCCATCAACGCTGAAGCTGGTGGAGCCGATCGGGTGGAGCTTTGTGATAACCTGGCGGAGGGGGGTACTACGCCAAGTGCGGGACTCATCAGAGCAGTGAGCGCACAGATAGGTATCGGACTCCAGGTGATGATCAGGCCAAGAGGCGGAGATTTTTTGTATTCATCTGCAGAGATAGAGGCCATGAAACACGATATCCAGGTGGCCAAAGACCTGAAGGTTGATGGGGTGGTGTTTGGTTGCCTTACCAGAGAAGGCGATGTGGACCTGGAGCGTATGGCCGAGTTGATGGCCGTCGCCAGACCTATGAACGTGACATTTCACCGTGCATTCGATATGGTACAGGATCCGATGAGGGCACTGGACATGCTGATAAGCTTAGGGGTGGACAGGGTGCTGACCTCAGGGTTGCAACCTACTGCACCGGAGGGGGCGGACATGATTGCCAAGCTGGTCAGCCACGCAGCGTCAAGGGTCATCATCCTGGCTGGCGGCGGAGTGAGGCCTCATAATATTCAGCAGCTCATCGAACAGACCGGGGTGCGAGAGTGTCATGTATCAGGCCGCACTATCTTGGAGAGCAAAATGACCTACCGGAACCCTGGAGTAATGATGGGAGGCACTACCCACCCTTCGGAGTACGAACGCCTGGTGGTGGATAGTGCCGTGATTAGATCCTTTCGGTCCGCCTAG